From Streptomyces sp. NBC_01460, a single genomic window includes:
- a CDS encoding ABC transporter permease — MLLPVSPALGVVLAVLLVFAVAVAAWASLGRSREIAVAGLRAAVQLAAVSLLIGWVVRSPGPLLGFLALMFAVAVRTAGRRVTPNRTWWWAALPIGAGVVPVVVVLLLTGLLPARGIAIVPVTGILIGGALTATVLGGRRALDELGTRRGEVEAGMALGLLDRDARLEIARPAASDALLPGLDQTRTVGLVTLPGAFVGMLLGGASPVEAGAVQLFVLVALMAVQVVAVALVLELIARGVLHRD; from the coding sequence GTGCTGCTTCCGGTCAGTCCCGCGCTCGGCGTCGTGCTCGCCGTGCTCCTGGTGTTCGCCGTGGCCGTCGCCGCGTGGGCCTCGCTCGGCCGGTCCCGCGAGATCGCCGTCGCCGGGCTGCGTGCCGCGGTCCAGCTGGCCGCCGTCTCCCTGCTCATCGGCTGGGTGGTGCGCTCCCCGGGCCCCCTGCTCGGCTTCCTGGCGCTGATGTTCGCGGTCGCGGTGCGCACCGCGGGCCGGCGGGTCACGCCCAACCGCACCTGGTGGTGGGCCGCGCTACCGATCGGCGCCGGGGTCGTGCCCGTGGTCGTGGTGCTGCTGCTCACCGGGCTCCTCCCGGCGCGCGGCATCGCGATCGTCCCGGTCACGGGCATCCTCATCGGGGGCGCGCTCACCGCGACCGTCCTCGGGGGACGGCGCGCGCTCGACGAACTCGGGACGCGGCGGGGGGAGGTGGAGGCCGGGATGGCTCTCGGGCTGCTCGACCGGGACGCCCGGCTGGAGATCGCCCGCCCCGCGGCGTCGGATGCGCTGCTGCCGGGGCTGGACCAGACCCGGACCGTGGGGCTCGTCACCCTGCCCGGGGCCTTCGTGGGCATGCTGCTCGGCGGCGCCTCACCGGTGGAGGCGGGCGCCGTGCAGCTCTTCGTCCTGGTGGCGCTGATGGCGGTGCAGGTGGTCGCCGTCGCGCTGGTGCTGGAGCTGATCGCGCGGGGAGTGCTGCACCGGGATTGA
- a CDS encoding HNH endonuclease family protein has protein sequence MSGIYARRIAVVAASAALAATTGLLTAPTAQAAMPTPVSASTARSYLSALTVSTEGSSSGYSRDKFPHWITQSGACNTREVVLKRDGSGVVQDSACAATSGSWYSEYDGATWTAAADLDIDHMVPLAEAWRSGASGWTTAQRQSFANDLTRPQLIAVTDNVNQSKSDQDPGEWLPSRTAYRCTYARAWVHVKHYYGLSVDSTEKTALQSVLNGC, from the coding sequence ATGTCCGGTATCTACGCGCGTCGCATAGCCGTCGTCGCCGCCTCGGCCGCGCTCGCCGCAACCACCGGGCTTCTCACGGCCCCCACCGCCCAGGCCGCGATGCCCACCCCGGTCAGCGCCTCGACCGCCCGTTCGTACCTGAGCGCGCTCACCGTCTCCACCGAGGGCTCCTCCTCCGGCTACAGCCGCGACAAGTTCCCGCACTGGATCACCCAGTCGGGAGCCTGCAACACCCGTGAGGTGGTACTGAAGCGCGACGGCTCCGGTGTCGTCCAGGACTCCGCCTGCGCCGCGACCAGCGGCAGTTGGTACTCGGAGTACGACGGGGCCACCTGGACCGCAGCCGCGGACCTGGACATCGACCACATGGTCCCCCTCGCCGAGGCCTGGCGCTCCGGCGCCAGCGGCTGGACCACCGCCCAGCGCCAGTCCTTCGCCAACGACCTGACCCGCCCTCAGCTCATCGCCGTCACCGACAACGTCAACCAGTCCAAGAGCGACCAGGATCCGGGCGAGTGGCTCCCGTCGCGCACGGCCTACCGCTGCACCTACGCCCGCGCCTGGGTGCACGTGAAGCACTACTACGGCCTCAGCGTCGACTCCACCGAGAAGACCGCCCTGCAGTCCGTCCTCAACGGCTGCTGA
- a CDS encoding bifunctional glycosyltransferase 87/phosphatase PAP2 family protein, which translates to MTDVERSVRGDAAADPGARAAVARAVLWLLVGVLAVRQVAVVLRTPPGERLTDLETWTGATGVLHMAGSLYDPGRFTGTPFAGLVLKPLTVSAEEALGVVWTFGSLLLVALLGYVAVRALPAPVSRRTAFLAAPVAITLLMVSLPVRNTLFLGQTSILPVLLVLLACFALRGERLPGVLTGVAAAFQPAVLLFAVLFWLTGRRRAAVSGGVTFAVCTALAWVVMPRDSWAYWVHHLAGAGLGDRPDSLANQSLHGALLRFGLEGPLEIVLFLALAATVVVLGLRRAVRYARDGQLLLAVAVTGCVAVAVSPTAWQHQLLWVLLAVVGRVGTRAADRLVWPAVVVLVLTLPGKMLLPNVGVVLPVRDNVLLVAALGAAVAVPFLPRTSPHWRRAIPTEYAEPVPARVAWVPLLPFWRRVLSRPNLLLELLLIRVVYSAYAQVRLAATAGRGTAEAHGRQIHSAEQWLHIDIEHWANHAVVTVPWLRDFFDYYYSTFHFIVPLAILGVLYVRRPSDYRWARTSIGFATVLALLGFWLYPLAPPRLMPGLGFIDTVHGVQDLDSPDFGALTAMTNQYAAMPSLHFGWSLWCGVVILLLAPKTWMKVLGLLHPLFTVSAIVATGNHWVLDAVGGAAVVAAGFGLTYALAGPRRLLAGTGEAGPPERAAGDAAGQAAPEPAGSKA; encoded by the coding sequence GTGACTGATGTGGAGCGCAGTGTGCGGGGGGACGCGGCGGCGGATCCGGGGGCGAGGGCCGCGGTGGCCAGAGCCGTCCTCTGGCTGCTCGTCGGGGTCCTGGCGGTGCGGCAGGTGGCGGTGGTGCTGCGGACACCGCCCGGTGAACGCCTCACCGACCTGGAGACCTGGACCGGCGCGACCGGCGTCCTGCACATGGCGGGGTCCCTGTACGACCCCGGCCGTTTCACCGGGACGCCGTTCGCCGGGCTGGTGCTGAAGCCGCTGACGGTCTCGGCCGAAGAGGCGTTGGGCGTCGTGTGGACCTTCGGGTCCCTGCTGCTCGTCGCCCTGCTCGGCTACGTCGCCGTCCGGGCCCTGCCCGCACCGGTGAGCCGGCGCACCGCCTTCCTCGCGGCGCCCGTGGCGATCACCCTGCTGATGGTGTCGCTGCCCGTCCGCAACACCCTGTTCCTGGGCCAGACCAGCATCCTGCCGGTCCTGCTGGTGCTCCTCGCCTGTTTCGCGCTGCGGGGTGAACGCCTCCCGGGTGTGCTGACCGGTGTCGCCGCGGCCTTCCAGCCGGCCGTCCTGCTCTTCGCCGTCCTGTTCTGGCTCACCGGAAGACGCCGGGCCGCCGTGAGCGGGGGCGTCACCTTCGCCGTCTGTACGGCCCTGGCCTGGGTCGTGATGCCGCGTGACTCCTGGGCCTACTGGGTGCACCACCTCGCCGGTGCCGGACTCGGCGACCGCCCGGACAGCCTCGCCAACCAGTCCCTGCACGGCGCGCTGCTGCGGTTCGGGCTCGAAGGCCCCCTGGAGATCGTGCTGTTCCTGGCCCTGGCCGCCACCGTCGTCGTCCTGGGGCTGCGCCGCGCGGTCCGCTACGCCCGGGACGGGCAGCTGCTCCTGGCCGTCGCCGTCACGGGCTGCGTCGCCGTCGCCGTCTCACCCACCGCCTGGCAGCACCAGCTGCTCTGGGTGCTGCTCGCCGTCGTCGGCCGCGTCGGCACCCGGGCCGCGGACCGGCTGGTGTGGCCCGCGGTCGTGGTGCTCGTCCTCACCCTGCCGGGGAAGATGCTGCTGCCGAACGTCGGTGTGGTCCTTCCCGTGCGCGACAACGTGCTGCTCGTCGCCGCGCTCGGCGCGGCCGTCGCCGTGCCCTTCCTGCCCCGCACCTCGCCCCACTGGCGGCGGGCTATCCCCACGGAGTACGCGGAGCCGGTGCCGGCACGGGTCGCGTGGGTGCCGCTGCTGCCGTTCTGGCGGCGGGTGCTCAGCCGCCCCAACCTGCTGCTCGAACTCCTGCTCATCCGGGTCGTCTACTCCGCGTACGCGCAGGTCCGGCTGGCGGCGACCGCCGGGCGCGGCACCGCCGAGGCGCACGGGCGTCAGATCCACTCCGCCGAGCAGTGGCTGCACATCGACATCGAGCACTGGGCCAACCACGCGGTCGTCACCGTCCCGTGGCTGCGCGACTTCTTCGACTACTACTACTCGACGTTCCACTTCATCGTGCCGCTCGCGATCCTCGGGGTGCTCTACGTACGCCGCCCCTCGGACTACCGCTGGGCCCGCACCTCCATCGGCTTCGCCACGGTCCTCGCCCTGCTCGGCTTCTGGCTCTACCCGCTGGCACCGCCGCGCCTGATGCCGGGACTCGGCTTCATCGACACCGTCCACGGGGTGCAGGACCTCGACAGCCCCGACTTCGGGGCGCTGACCGCGATGACCAACCAGTACGCGGCGATGCCCTCGCTGCACTTCGGCTGGTCCCTGTGGTGCGGAGTGGTCATCCTGCTGCTCGCGCCGAAGACGTGGATGAAGGTCCTGGGGCTGCTGCACCCGCTGTTCACGGTCTCCGCCATCGTCGCCACGGGCAACCACTGGGTGCTGGACGCGGTCGGCGGCGCGGCGGTCGTGGCCGCGGGCTTCGGGCTGACGTACGCCTTGGCCGGGCCGCGGAGGCTGCTGGCCGGTACGGGGGAGGCCGGGCCGCCGGAGCGTGCGGCCGGGGACGCCGCCGGGCAGGCAGCACCCGAACCGGCGGGCAGCAAGGCGTAA
- a CDS encoding HAD-IA family hydrolase: MSATVLEARALLLDMDGTLVNSDAVVERCWRRWALAQGLDPEAALKVVHGRQGYATMAALLPDRPMEQNYAENRIMLAEETADTDGVVPIGGAPAFMAAIAGLPHALVTSADEALARARMTAAALPMPETRVTAEMVGASKPDPEGFLKGAAELGFGPADCIVFEDSEAGIAAGRAAGMRVVGVGPRAAALSPDAHVEDLTRLRVEAGTDGSIRLHVDAR, translated from the coding sequence ATGTCGGCCACCGTCCTCGAAGCCCGCGCCCTCCTGTTGGACATGGACGGCACCCTCGTGAACTCCGACGCGGTGGTGGAGCGCTGCTGGCGCCGCTGGGCGCTCGCACAGGGGCTCGACCCCGAGGCGGCGCTCAAGGTGGTCCACGGCCGCCAGGGCTACGCGACGATGGCCGCCCTGCTGCCGGACCGCCCCATGGAGCAGAACTACGCCGAGAACCGGATCATGCTCGCCGAGGAGACCGCCGACACCGACGGCGTGGTGCCCATCGGCGGCGCCCCCGCGTTCATGGCGGCCATCGCCGGACTCCCGCACGCGCTCGTGACCTCGGCCGACGAGGCGCTCGCCCGGGCCCGGATGACGGCGGCGGCCCTGCCGATGCCGGAGACCCGTGTCACCGCCGAGATGGTCGGGGCCAGCAAGCCGGACCCCGAGGGCTTCCTCAAGGGCGCGGCCGAGCTGGGCTTCGGTCCGGCGGACTGCATCGTCTTCGAGGACTCCGAGGCGGGCATCGCGGCGGGCCGTGCGGCCGGTATGCGCGTCGTGGGCGTCGGCCCGCGCGCGGCGGCCCTCTCCCCCGACGCCCACGTCGAGGACCTGACGCGGCTCCGGGTGGAAGCGGGCACGGACGGCTCGATCCGCCTGCACGTCGACGCACGCTGA
- a CDS encoding serpin family protein has product MMRDTGRATVVQRLGERWTRELERPGGDFVCSPAGLWLALTAVAVGARTRTAAELRALLGVAGQEAAAVVTDAARDWGRTGAPVVATRVWNTAPLRPAYVASLPDVPSGPVDAAGIDAWVRERTLGLIERLPLDLGDDVALALVNVLALKTSWEAAFDAALTRDAPFTDATGAGVPVATMHATVPRRDVWTASGAHVVELRCRREADGAPPARVRFVLGEPGEGAAQVLPSAWAPEESRAPVEADTVTFALPRFTLRTKVRVTGQLPALGVRLATDPAAADLSGLSSVPLHLSEVVQETVVKIAEAGVEAAAVTVVATRSAAPRPRTVRHLAFDRPFGVVVLDGTEDVPLFVGWQADVPRYED; this is encoded by the coding sequence ATGATGCGGGACACCGGCAGGGCGACAGTGGTGCAGCGGCTCGGGGAGCGGTGGACACGGGAGCTGGAGCGGCCCGGCGGCGATTTCGTGTGCTCGCCCGCCGGGCTGTGGCTCGCCCTGACCGCCGTCGCGGTGGGGGCCCGTACCCGGACGGCGGCGGAACTGCGGGCCCTGCTCGGAGTCGCCGGACAGGAGGCCGCGGCGGTGGTGACGGATGCGGCACGGGACTGGGGGCGCACCGGCGCGCCGGTCGTGGCGACCCGGGTGTGGAACACGGCGCCGCTCCGTCCCGCGTACGTGGCGTCGCTGCCGGACGTCCCGTCCGGGCCGGTCGACGCCGCCGGGATCGACGCGTGGGTGCGCGAGCGGACCCTGGGCCTGATCGAGCGGCTGCCGCTGGACCTCGGCGACGACGTCGCGCTCGCCCTCGTCAACGTGCTGGCCCTGAAGACGTCCTGGGAAGCGGCCTTCGACGCGGCCCTCACCCGCGACGCCCCCTTCACCGACGCGACGGGCGCCGGCGTGCCGGTCGCGACCATGCACGCGACGGTGCCCCGGCGGGACGTGTGGACCGCGTCCGGCGCGCACGTCGTCGAGCTGCGCTGCCGGCGGGAGGCGGACGGCGCTCCGCCGGCGCGGGTCAGATTCGTCCTCGGGGAGCCTGGTGAGGGAGCCGCACAGGTCCTGCCGTCGGCGTGGGCGCCCGAGGAATCACGCGCTCCGGTGGAGGCCGACACGGTGACGTTCGCGCTGCCCCGCTTCACCCTGCGGACAAAGGTGCGAGTCACCGGACAGCTGCCGGCGCTCGGCGTGCGGCTCGCGACCGACCCCGCCGCGGCGGACCTCTCCGGCCTCTCGTCCGTGCCCCTCCACCTCTCGGAGGTGGTCCAGGAGACGGTCGTGAAGATCGCCGAGGCGGGGGTGGAGGCCGCGGCCGTCACGGTCGTGGCCACCCGGTCCGCCGCCCCGCGCCCGCGGACGGTGCGACACCTCGCGTTCGACCGGCCCTTCGGCGTCGTCGTCCTGGACGGCACCGAGGACGTCCCCCTCTTCGTGGGCTGGCAGGCGGACGTCCCCCGGTACGAGGACTGA
- a CDS encoding peptidoglycan-binding domain-containing protein: MTGHICPECGGEQGARPGAGCACGAGGAERAGWDGRPADGTAAAGRDARTAEIAAAEDFDPLRIRPYVRLDSDTEDHDVPAAATTMPLFLDGATAGAPGAAGAPGAARAPGAGPGALPDAVVTDAVVADETHRRSASAYAGRGPDPVQPRRRRPFAVVAVGAAVAAVVGTAAFAGGLFDDEDTRDTALPEVTTSAPDASGEPAASVSPSPSAPTTAAPSRSASASASPSASPTASTSPSASPSATAPASPSPSASATKAPTTAAAVPPVQEVSAGTLRRGDHGAEVSELQRRLQEIWVYRGPEDGTYSEQVERAVAEYQRWMSVAGDPSGVYGPETRRALESQTSGRGRRS; encoded by the coding sequence ATGACCGGACATATATGCCCGGAGTGCGGCGGCGAGCAGGGCGCGAGACCCGGAGCGGGGTGCGCCTGCGGAGCCGGCGGGGCCGAGCGGGCGGGGTGGGACGGCCGCCCGGCGGACGGGACCGCGGCGGCGGGAAGGGACGCCCGCACCGCGGAGATCGCCGCGGCCGAGGACTTCGACCCGCTGCGGATCAGGCCCTACGTGAGGCTGGACAGCGACACGGAGGACCACGACGTCCCCGCGGCGGCCACGACGATGCCCCTGTTCCTCGACGGCGCGACAGCCGGAGCACCGGGGGCCGCCGGGGCGCCGGGGGCCGCGCGAGCACCGGGGGCGGGGCCGGGCGCCCTGCCCGATGCCGTCGTCACGGACGCCGTGGTCGCGGACGAGACGCACAGGCGCAGCGCCTCCGCCTACGCGGGTAGAGGACCCGACCCCGTACAGCCGCGCCGTCGGCGGCCGTTCGCCGTGGTCGCCGTGGGGGCGGCCGTGGCCGCCGTGGTGGGCACGGCCGCCTTCGCGGGCGGCCTGTTCGACGACGAGGACACCCGGGACACGGCGCTGCCCGAGGTCACGACCAGCGCGCCGGACGCGAGCGGGGAGCCCGCGGCGTCGGTGTCCCCGTCCCCGTCGGCGCCCACCACGGCCGCGCCGTCCCGGTCGGCTTCGGCGTCGGCGTCCCCCTCGGCCTCCCCCACCGCCTCGACGAGCCCGTCCGCGTCGCCTTCGGCCACCGCTCCGGCCTCGCCGTCGCCCTCCGCGTCCGCGACGAAGGCGCCCACCACGGCAGCGGCGGTGCCGCCCGTCCAGGAGGTGTCGGCGGGCACGCTGCGGCGCGGGGACCACGGCGCGGAGGTCTCCGAGCTCCAGCGCCGGCTGCAGGAGATCTGGGTCTACCGCGGACCGGAGGACGGCACCTACTCGGAACAGGTGGAGCGGGCCGTCGCCGAGTACCAGCGGTGGATGTCGGTCGCCGGCGACCCGTCGGGCGTCTACGGCCCGGAGACCCGCCGCGCCCTGGAGTCCCAGACGAGCGGCAGGGGGCGCCGGTCCTGA
- a CDS encoding MDR family MFS transporter, which produces MAQQLSPPPLASGEGRSRRNVLVSIGALLLGMLLAALDQTIVSTALPTIVSELGGLDHLSWVVTAYLLAATAATPLWGKLGDQYGRKKLFQTAIVIFLVGSALCGMAQNMPQLIGFRALQGLGGGGLMVLSMAIVGDLVSPRERGKYQGLFGAVFGVTSVLGPLLGGLFTEHLSWRWVFYINLPIGIVALLVIAAALHIPVRRTKHTIDYLGTFLIASVATCLVLVASLGGTTWAWGSAQIVALAVLAVVLLVAFVAAERRAAEPVLPLKLFRMRTFSLVAAISFVIGFAMFGAMTYLPTFLQVVHGITPTLSGVHMLPMVFGLLITSTASGQIVSRTGRWKVFPIAGTALTAVGLLLLHTLSENSSTWTMSLCFFVFGAGLGLVMQVLVLIVQNSVGYEDLGVATSGATFFRSIGASFGVAVFGTVFTNRLTGKLEDALSGRALPPGVDAGALAADPRAIGRLPADLRPSVLSAYSTSITDVFLYAIPVVLVAFVFAWFLKEEPLRGSVTAPDTSETLASNPVQRSSYDECARALSVLATREGRREIYEKITAKAGYDLQPAASWLLLRIKRHGTVEPGRLAEVAPVPLRVITSAARQVEGEGYARREGMQLVLTERGAEAVVRLSQAREESLAELLGDWWGPDRPTDLVRLVSELSAEVSGSSRERPHMPEPRPDHSAG; this is translated from the coding sequence ATGGCCCAGCAGTTGAGCCCGCCGCCCCTGGCCTCAGGTGAGGGGCGGTCCCGGCGAAATGTCCTGGTGTCCATCGGCGCGCTGCTCCTCGGCATGCTGCTCGCCGCACTCGATCAGACCATCGTCTCCACGGCCCTGCCCACGATCGTCAGCGAGCTGGGCGGCCTGGACCACCTGTCGTGGGTGGTGACCGCCTACCTGCTGGCGGCGACCGCCGCCACCCCGCTCTGGGGCAAGCTCGGCGACCAGTACGGACGCAAGAAGCTCTTCCAGACCGCCATCGTCATCTTCCTCGTCGGCTCCGCGCTCTGCGGCATGGCCCAGAACATGCCGCAGCTGATCGGCTTCCGCGCCCTCCAGGGGCTCGGCGGCGGCGGGTTGATGGTGCTGTCGATGGCCATCGTCGGCGACCTCGTCTCCCCGCGTGAACGGGGCAAGTACCAGGGCCTGTTCGGTGCTGTGTTCGGTGTGACCAGTGTCCTGGGACCGCTGCTCGGCGGCCTCTTCACCGAGCACCTCAGCTGGCGCTGGGTGTTCTACATCAACCTTCCCATCGGCATCGTCGCGCTGCTCGTGATCGCCGCGGCCCTGCACATCCCGGTCCGCCGCACCAAGCACACCATCGACTACCTGGGCACCTTCCTCATCGCCTCCGTCGCCACCTGCCTGGTCCTCGTCGCCTCGCTCGGCGGGACCACCTGGGCCTGGGGCTCCGCACAGATCGTCGCCCTCGCGGTCCTCGCCGTGGTGCTGCTCGTGGCGTTCGTCGCGGCCGAGCGCCGGGCGGCCGAGCCCGTGCTGCCGCTGAAGCTGTTCCGGATGCGGACCTTCAGCCTCGTCGCCGCCATCAGCTTCGTCATCGGGTTCGCGATGTTCGGCGCCATGACCTACCTGCCTACCTTCCTCCAGGTCGTCCACGGGATCACTCCGACCCTGTCCGGTGTGCACATGCTGCCGATGGTGTTCGGCCTGCTGATCACCTCGACCGCCTCGGGCCAGATCGTCAGCCGCACGGGCCGCTGGAAGGTCTTCCCGATCGCGGGCACCGCCCTCACCGCCGTCGGCCTGCTCCTGCTCCACACCCTCTCCGAGAACAGCTCCACCTGGACGATGAGCCTCTGCTTCTTCGTCTTCGGCGCCGGACTCGGCCTGGTGATGCAGGTGCTCGTGCTGATCGTGCAGAACTCCGTCGGTTACGAGGACCTCGGTGTCGCCACGTCCGGCGCGACCTTCTTCCGGTCCATCGGCGCGTCGTTCGGCGTGGCCGTCTTCGGCACCGTCTTCACCAACCGGCTGACCGGCAAACTCGAGGACGCCCTCAGCGGCCGTGCGCTTCCGCCCGGTGTCGACGCGGGCGCCCTCGCCGCCGACCCCCGGGCGATCGGCAGGCTCCCGGCGGATCTGCGCCCCTCGGTCCTCAGCGCGTACTCGACCTCGATCACCGACGTCTTCCTCTACGCGATCCCCGTCGTCCTCGTCGCGTTCGTCTTCGCCTGGTTCCTCAAGGAGGAACCTCTGCGCGGCTCGGTGACGGCCCCCGACACCAGTGAGACGCTGGCCTCGAACCCGGTCCAGCGTTCCTCGTACGACGAGTGCGCCCGCGCCCTGTCGGTGCTCGCCACCCGGGAGGGACGCCGGGAGATCTACGAGAAGATCACGGCGAAGGCCGGGTACGACCTGCAGCCCGCCGCCAGCTGGCTGCTGCTGCGCATCAAACGGCACGGCACCGTCGAGCCCGGCCGGCTGGCCGAGGTCGCCCCCGTGCCGCTGCGGGTGATCACCTCGGCCGCCCGGCAGGTGGAGGGAGAGGGCTACGCCCGGCGTGAGGGGATGCAGCTGGTCCTCACCGAGCGGGGCGCGGAGGCCGTGGTGCGGCTCTCCCAGGCCCGTGAGGAGTCGCTGGCCGAGCTGCTGGGCGACTGGTGGGGCCCGGACCGGCCCACCGACCTGGTCCGCCTGGTGTCGGAGCTCTCCGCCGAGGTGAGCGGGTCGAGCAGGGAGCGGCCGCACATGCCCGAACCCCGCCCGGACCACTCGGCGGGCTGA
- a CDS encoding alkaline phosphatase D family protein, producing the protein MAGLRLGPLLRYVDWETGSRATVWVEASRPCTAEVRCADGAAGTSPTFAIEGHHYALVVVTGLTAGSTTPYEVLLDGRRVWPPEDSRFPPSTITTPAVPRPDEAGPVRVAFGSCRWAAPPAHGHDAIGPDALDTLAVRLAADPEAVRPDVLLLLGDQVYADETSQATRKRLATRRDLKEAPGAEVADYEEYTHLYDESWRDPDVRWLLSTVPSCMIFDDHDVVDDWNTSEAWVRDMRDTPWWHERIVSGLMSYWVYQHLGNLSPDALEADPVYAAVRGVPDGTETLRGHAAAADADPTRTRWSYRRVFGRVRLLMVDTRAARVLDEGQRSMLRDEEARWLRDEVLTDPGAYDHLLIGTSLPWLLPPLIHEAETWNAALCRGERGERWARRGEKVRRAGDLEHWAAFPDSFNRLSALLREAGRAHEAPATICVLSGDVHHAYIAEPQWSDSTPEGTPAAHVLQLTCSPVHNSVPGYMRVGFRFGWSRAGRWLGRALALHGRTGSPPMRWRRTGGPWFGNQLMTLALHGRKAALTLVQARATPAGAQLETVLERSLTSNE; encoded by the coding sequence ATGGCCGGGCTACGCCTGGGACCACTGCTGAGGTACGTCGACTGGGAGACGGGCTCCCGGGCGACGGTCTGGGTGGAGGCGAGCAGGCCCTGCACGGCGGAGGTCCGCTGCGCGGACGGCGCGGCGGGCACTTCCCCGACCTTCGCGATCGAGGGGCACCACTACGCCCTGGTGGTGGTGACGGGCCTGACGGCCGGCTCGACCACGCCCTACGAGGTACTGCTCGACGGCCGCCGCGTCTGGCCGCCCGAGGACTCCCGCTTCCCGCCCAGCACCATCACGACCCCCGCGGTACCGCGGCCGGACGAGGCGGGCCCGGTCCGGGTCGCCTTCGGCTCCTGCCGCTGGGCGGCTCCGCCCGCCCACGGGCACGACGCGATCGGCCCGGACGCGCTCGACACCCTGGCGGTCCGCCTCGCCGCCGACCCCGAGGCCGTACGCCCCGACGTCCTCCTGCTGCTCGGCGACCAGGTGTACGCGGACGAGACCTCGCAGGCCACCCGGAAGCGGCTCGCGACGCGCCGCGACCTCAAGGAGGCGCCGGGCGCCGAGGTCGCGGACTACGAGGAGTACACCCACCTCTACGACGAGTCCTGGCGCGACCCGGACGTGCGGTGGCTGCTGTCCACGGTCCCCAGTTGCATGATCTTCGACGACCACGACGTCGTGGACGACTGGAACACCAGCGAGGCCTGGGTCCGGGACATGCGCGACACCCCCTGGTGGCACGAGCGGATCGTCAGCGGGCTCATGTCGTACTGGGTCTACCAGCACCTGGGCAACCTCTCCCCCGACGCCCTGGAGGCCGATCCCGTCTACGCGGCCGTACGCGGCGTACCGGACGGCACGGAGACCCTGCGCGGCCACGCGGCGGCCGCCGACGCCGACCCCACCCGGACCCGGTGGAGCTACCGGCGTGTTTTCGGCCGAGTACGGCTGCTGATGGTGGACACCCGGGCCGCCCGGGTCCTCGACGAGGGGCAGCGGTCGATGCTCCGCGACGAGGAGGCCCGGTGGCTGCGCGACGAGGTGCTCACGGACCCCGGCGCGTACGACCATCTGCTGATCGGCACGTCGCTCCCCTGGCTGCTGCCACCGCTCATACACGAGGCGGAGACCTGGAACGCGGCACTCTGCCGCGGCGAGCGGGGCGAGCGCTGGGCGCGCCGCGGCGAGAAGGTGCGCCGGGCCGGTGACCTGGAGCATTGGGCGGCGTTCCCGGATTCCTTCAACCGGTTGTCGGCACTCCTGAGGGAGGCGGGACGGGCCCACGAGGCCCCGGCGACGATATGCGTGCTCTCGGGCGATGTGCACCACGCGTACATCGCCGAACCCCAGTGGTCGGATTCCACCCCGGAGGGCACTCCCGCCGCACACGTCCTGCAACTGACCTGCTCCCCCGTCCACAACTCCGTCCCCGGATACATGCGCGTCGGCTTCCGGTTCGGCTGGAGCCGGGCGGGCCGGTGGCTCGGACGCGCACTGGCGCTCCACGGGCGGACGGGAAGCCCTCCGATGCGCTGGCGGAGGACGGGTGGACCGTGGTTCGGCAACCAGCTCATGACCCTCGCGCTGCATGGCCGGAAAGCCGCGCTGACATTGGTTCAGGCCAGAGCAACACCCGCGGGGGCGCAGCTGGAGACCGTCCTGGAGCGCTCTCTGACCTCGAACGAATGA
- a CDS encoding GNAT family N-acetyltransferase: MTWTVAPERFDSPDAALLLRDYYDEVASRYWGRPATTEEIDDGLRDDGVDRLAPPTGAFLVGRYGSKPAGCVGLRLVDAATAELTRVFVRPAFRSTGGGGLLLAGIEEAARAYGVRWVRLDTRNDLVEARGLYAKHGYGEVPAFNQDLYAEHWFAKEL, translated from the coding sequence ATGACCTGGACCGTGGCCCCCGAACGCTTCGACAGCCCCGACGCCGCCCTGCTGCTCCGCGACTACTACGACGAGGTGGCGAGCCGCTACTGGGGCCGTCCCGCGACCACGGAGGAGATCGACGACGGGCTGAGGGACGACGGCGTCGACCGGCTCGCCCCGCCCACCGGTGCGTTCCTGGTGGGCCGCTACGGGAGCAAGCCGGCGGGCTGCGTCGGCCTGCGTCTGGTCGACGCGGCGACGGCCGAGCTGACCCGGGTGTTCGTCCGGCCCGCCTTCCGCTCGACGGGCGGCGGGGGCCTGCTGCTCGCGGGCATCGAGGAAGCGGCGCGGGCGTACGGGGTGCGGTGGGTCCGCCTCGACACCCGGAACGACCTGGTGGAGGCGCGCGGCCTGTACGCGAAGCACGGGTACGGGGAGGTCCCGGCGTTCAACCAGGACCTCTACGCGGAGCACTGGTTCGCCAAGGAGCTCTGA